The genomic interval TCGACGCGGATGCCGAGCTGGCGACGCTGGCGCGCACGCTCGACGACATGGCGGGGCGGTTGCAGGCATCGCTGGCACGCGAGCGCGAGCTGGAGGCACGCCGGCGGGACCTGATCACGGCCGCATCGCACGACCTGCGCACGCCGTTGTCGAGCCTGCGGGCGATGGTCGACGCCATCGCCGACGGCGTGGTCGACGATCCGCCCAGCCTGCGGCGCTACATCACGCACATGCGTACCTCGGTGGAGTCGCTGGTCGCGCTCGTCGACGATCTCTTCGAACTCGCTCAGCTCGACGCCGGGGTCATCGAGCGCGAGACCGAGCGGGTCCTGCTCCGCGACGTCGTCCGCGACGCCGTCGCTGCGTGCGAGCCCCACGTGGCGGACAAGGCGATCAACCTCACCGAGCAGCTCAACGGGCACGACGAGCTGCTGTGCTCGCCCTACCTGGCGCGGGTGCTGCAGAACCTGCTCACCAACGCCATCCGCCACACGCCCACCGACGGCGCCGTGCGGGTGTACGCCGACACCAGCGACGTTGGCCTGCAGCTCGTGGTCGAGGACACCGGGGAGGGGATCGAGGAGGGCTCCCTCGGCCAGGTGTTCGAGCCGTTCTGGCGCGCCGACCCGGCACGCTCGTCCGACGGGGCTGGCTTGGGGCTGACACTCGCCAAGCGCATCGTCGAGAGCCTCGGCGGGCGCATCGACGCAGCGAGCGAGCCAGGCGTCGGCTCGCGGTTCGCTGTCGTCGTGCCCGCGATCGGGGAGGCGCGTCCGGTGACGTCCGGTGACCCTACGAGTTCTTAGGACTCCGTAAGGATCCGCGAAGCCATCGGTAAGGCCGGTGCTCCACGATGGTGTCGTACACAGGCGGGCGGGGAACGAGGCGCTCCGAAGCGGACGTCCCTGCGGCCGCCGTCACGACATCGACAGAGGGGATCGAGAT from Actinomycetota bacterium carries:
- a CDS encoding HAMP domain-containing histidine kinase, translating into MRWRPLTLVVVVTAVGAAGTIAVAAAMGMPPRDVAHIALFLVPAAVVTVASAAFAGPLLARSPTRHRLVAIGLLGTVVALTNLVVLTRFTFVNDHDASVVGALLAYAAGAGVAAALAVARTSAVAIERLGGTAARLGAGDLDARVGPLDADAELATLARTLDDMAGRLQASLARERELEARRRDLITAASHDLRTPLSSLRAMVDAIADGVVDDPPSLRRYITHMRTSVESLVALVDDLFELAQLDAGVIERETERVLLRDVVRDAVAACEPHVADKAINLTEQLNGHDELLCSPYLARVLQNLLTNAIRHTPTDGAVRVYADTSDVGLQLVVEDTGEGIEEGSLGQVFEPFWRADPARSSDGAGLGLTLAKRIVESLGGRIDAASEPGVGSRFAVVVPAIGEARPVTSGDPTSS